Genomic segment of Vicinamibacteria bacterium:
GACGGGCAGCAGAAGCCCCAACAGCGGTCAGGCGGTCGTGGTGAAGCTCCGTGGCGGCACGATGGAAGACATGTTTCTCGCCGAAGGCGGCATGAAGTTCGCCATGCGGGCGGACCGGCAGTTCGACAACTTCCCCGAGACCGTGGACGCGGTCTACGAGCTTCTCGTGTCCGAGCTTCGCGCTGCGGAAGGCTATCTGGAAGCCCGCGCGGCGGCGGAAGCTTCGGGAAGCCAGCCGCCTCCCCGCGATCTGACGCGCGAGGCGTTCGGGAAGCTCCTGACTCGAGACTGGGTCGTGGGCGTCCACACCGGTGACGCTCTGGGCATGCGGCACGCGATCGCGCTCAAGCGAGAGTTCGATCTCGACCTCTACATCCATCACGCCCGGAACACCGACGAGCTCGTGGACGAGCTCGTCGAAGCCGAAGTTCCCATCAGCTTCGGGCCGATCCTGCCGTTCATGGGCCGCGAGAATCCACAGATCATGGGGCCGGTGCGGCTCGCGCAGCGGGGCGGCACGGTCGCTTTTCACGCGGATCACCCCGACGCGCACCAGTATTTTCTGCGGCCGAGCGCGTCCTTGTTCGTGCGCAAAGGCATGCCCGAAGAAGAGGCACTGGCCGCGCTCACATTGAATCCGGCTAAACTTTTCCATCTCGAAGATCGCATCGGCAGCCTCGAGGTGGGCAAGGACGCCGACTTCGTAATCCTGAACGGGCCGCCGCTCGATTTCGAGAGCCTCGTCCAGCAGGTTTTCATCGACGGCCGAGAAGTCTTCAATCGAACGACGGGCGAGAACGCCTTCGGCCAACGCGTCCCGGAGGGATGGTGATGGGCAGGGCCTTCGTCTCAGCGCTCGCCGTACTCGTGGCATCCGTTTGCTGGTCCCAGGAAAATTCCGTGGCCATTCGCGGGGCATCCGTTCTCACCGGCGATGGCGCGATCATCGAGGCCGGAACTCTCGTTTATGCCGGCGGAAAGATCAACGAGCTTGGTCGCGAGGTGGCTCCGCCCGCTGGCGCCGACGTGATCGACGGCGAGGGGCTCTACGCGACACCGGGATTCATTGACGCTTACTCTCATTTCGGCCTTGGATTCTCGGCTCGATCGGATCGCGAGAATCTGATGGCGGCATCTCGTCGCATTGCCGACGTCCTCGAGATCCCACCCGACTCGGAATGGCTTCGGTCGGGTGTGACGACGACTTACGTGAGCCCGAGTGGGCAGAACTTGATCGGAGGAATGGGTGCCGTCGTCAAGCTGACGGGCGTCATCGTACGCGGTGAAGGCGGCGTGAGCGCCTCTTTCGGCGAGACGGCGCTCGAGGCGTTCGATGCACCGACCACCCGCCAGGGCATGGTTGGGATCCTGAGGCAAACTTTCGTTCGTGCCCAGGAAGATGCGATCGAAGGCGACGAGGGCCGCGTGTTCGCCCGGGTGCTCAGCGGGGAGCTTCCCCTCCGTGTGCTCGCCAACACGCCCGACGACATTCTCACGGCGATTCGTCTCGCCGACGAGTTCGATTCGAAGGTCATTCTGGACTCGGGTGCGGGGGCCTACCGGGTTTCGCGAGAGCTCGCGGCCGCCGGCGTTCCCGTAGTGGTGGGTCCATCGATCGTCGGCATGGGCAACGGCGGTCCCTACGAGACGTTTGCCCATACGCCGGCGAATGCGGCTTGGCTCCACGAGGCCGGCGTGCGCATCGCGTTCGGCACCGCTTCCGCGGGTGGACGGTCGGTTGCCATGGAGGCGGTCGTTGCCAAAGCCCACGGACTCCCCGAAGAGGCAGCGCTGCGCGCGGTCACCTCCGACGCCGCCGCGATTCTGGGCATCGGCGATCGGGTAGGAACACTCGCCCCCGGTTTGGATGCCGACATCGTCCTCTGGCGGAATCACCCCATCAGCACCTGGGCCGAGACCGTACGCGTCATCGTGGACGGCGAGACGGTTTTCGAGCGGTAATGCAGTAGCTTGCGAATCTTCCCAGGCGCAATATGGTGGATCCTGCGTGGATCCTGCGTGGAGCCTCATAAGGAATACTTCGGTATTCCTCGCCGTGTTACACTAGGGAAACCATGAAGATCGGCGTCTCCCTTCCCGAGGAATTGATCGACTTCGCGGACGAAGAGGCAAAACGGCGCGGTACGTCCCGGTCCGGCTTTTTCGCTGAACTGCTCCATGCGGAAAGAGTGCGGGAACAGACGAGGCGTTACATCGACCAGTACGGATGGGACGTGGCAGAAGACGAGGAGGCTTGGCGTTCTCATCAAAGGCGGCGCACGGCGGAGGAATACGCTGACGACGAGTGGTGAGTCTCTCCCGAAACGCGGTGAGGTCTGGTGGGTCCGAGTCGACAAACGACGTCCGGCCGTCGTGGTTCAAACCGACGCCGTGAGAGAGCCGCGTGTGCGGTCTTTCCTCGTGGTGCCTCTGACGAGCCGTGTGCATCTGGAAGGATTGCCAGGAAATGTACGACTCCATCGGCGTGCGACGCGTCTACCCCGATCGTCGGTCGCCAACGTCTACGACATCCAAAAAGTGTTGCGCTTAGATTTCTTGGAGCGCCTCGCGTCGCTACCCGAAGCCGAGTTGTCCTCCATCGATGACGGGATGCGCCTGGTTCTGGGGCTCTAGCACGAAGGAGGTCGTTAATTGAAGACCCACGCCTCAGCGGGCTTCATACCGCTGCTGTTGTCCTTGGCCGCCTGCTCCGGCGGGCTGTCCGACGCTCCCGAGACTCGGCGGGTCGACGTCGTGGACGAGATTCATGGCGAGTCCATACCCGATCCGTACCGATGGCTCGAAGAACAGGATAGCGCGGAGACGAGGGCCTGGATCGACGCGCAGAACGCCTACGCCGAGCGCGTCATCGGCGAGTCTCCGCGAAGAGCGCGGCTTCGCGAACGGCTCTCCCAGCTCATGCGCTCA
This window contains:
- a CDS encoding ribbon-helix-helix domain-containing protein, which translates into the protein MKIGVSLPEELIDFADEEAKRRGTSRSGFFAELLHAERVREQTRRYIDQYGWDVAEDEEAWRSHQRRRTAEEYADDEW
- a CDS encoding amidohydrolase family protein, with product MKKGFVCAVLAATAAACAPPEEIEREVLAVINAHLYPVSGPPIENGTMLVRDGKIADIGTDVPVPRGARTLDAHRWSVIPGLVESHSHMGFKQLNIPATGTNNNELSVPINAQVRAIDGLNSNDAAFSLALASGVTTMNITTGSRSPNSGQAVVVKLRGGTMEDMFLAEGGMKFAMRADRQFDNFPETVDAVYELLVSELRAAEGYLEARAAAEASGSQPPPRDLTREAFGKLLTRDWVVGVHTGDALGMRHAIALKREFDLDLYIHHARNTDELVDELVEAEVPISFGPILPFMGRENPQIMGPVRLAQRGGTVAFHADHPDAHQYFLRPSASLFVRKGMPEEEALAALTLNPAKLFHLEDRIGSLEVGKDADFVILNGPPLDFESLVQQVFIDGREVFNRTTGENAFGQRVPEGW
- a CDS encoding amidohydrolase family protein; the encoded protein is MGRAFVSALAVLVASVCWSQENSVAIRGASVLTGDGAIIEAGTLVYAGGKINELGREVAPPAGADVIDGEGLYATPGFIDAYSHFGLGFSARSDRENLMAASRRIADVLEIPPDSEWLRSGVTTTYVSPSGQNLIGGMGAVVKLTGVIVRGEGGVSASFGETALEAFDAPTTRQGMVGILRQTFVRAQEDAIEGDEGRVFARVLSGELPLRVLANTPDDILTAIRLADEFDSKVILDSGAGAYRVSRELAAAGVPVVVGPSIVGMGNGGPYETFAHTPANAAWLHEAGVRIAFGTASAGGRSVAMEAVVAKAHGLPEEAALRAVTSDAAAILGIGDRVGTLAPGLDADIVLWRNHPISTWAETVRVIVDGETVFER